TCTCCGCGTCCACCCAGGGCGCGCACGGGGTGACCTGGCTCGGCCCGGTCGTCTCCGACGCCGGCGCGGACCCCTTCCCGTCCGACCTGCTGGGCCGCCCGGCCGCCTGGCACGCCCTCTATCTCATCGGCCTCACCGCCCTGTTGCTCTGCCTCGCGGTCCTGCTGAGCGGTGGCCGGACCCGACTGCTCGCGGCCGTTGCGGTGATCGCCGCCGCCGCGACCGGTCTCGGAGTGGCCGGACAGTCCCCGGGCGACTCCGCCGCGCTGACCGCGGCCCGCGCGAAGGCCTCCGTCACCCCGCAGAAGGTGCAGGTCTGCATCGAACACGGACGGTCGACGTACTGCGCGTTCCCCGAGTGGGCCGGCCGCACCGCCGACTGGGCCGACATCGTGGACCGCATCCAGTCCCGCGCGGGCGGATCGGCCGGAGGGGAGCGGCTGACGGTGCGCCAGCGCATCGACGCCCGGTACGGCCTGCAGAGCGACGCCATGGTCACCCCGTCCGGCACACCGGGCACCGTGACGGTCGGCACGCGCTGGGGCGGGAACCGCACCCCCGAGTTCGCCGTCGGCGTCGCCTCGGTGCTGGTCGCGGGGGACGAGAAGAGCGCCGGTGAGGCGTGCGACGCCCGCGTGGTGACCACCATGTGGCTGGCGCTGAGCACCCAGCCGGACCCGATGCAGTCCCTGCGCGACGTGCGGCTCGACGACAGCACGAAGGGCTCCGCCTACGTGCTCGCTCCCACCGGCAGTCGCTACATGACCGCCCAGCAGACCACCGTGGTGCGGGAGTTGCTGACCAAGCCGCACTACAGCGTGGCCGCCAAGGTCAAGGCCCACTGGACGGAGCTGACCTCACCGAAGACGCCCACGACCCGGGTGGCCGAACTGCTCGGCGTACCGGTCGGGGGCAAGGGCACGCCGGCGGACTCGGGGAGCGGATCGTGCGTGAGGTAGACGTGGCGGGTCGGCCGACGGGAGGCTCCGGCGG
The window above is part of the Streptomyces sp. NBC_01428 genome. Proteins encoded here:
- a CDS encoding ABC transporter permease, producing MSAGTHTLPPTAATDGERATPSPRSSGAAVVALARFEARELLLQIPVLLFLAVYVAYTAWTLFSGREGMDEFPVLQDVDRSTQSAPLLLAIALFVGVNRAVLRSRRQSTDRHFDVLVMEPWRRTLAHALSVLPCVAITALVVGFEFTWAALKPGAVGHGSPAELAVGPLVILLAGVLGVLLARLIPVGFVAPPFVIGAYALTILVSASTQGAHGVTWLGPVVSDAGADPFPSDLLGRPAAWHALYLIGLTALLLCLAVLLSGGRTRLLAAVAVIAAAATGLGVAGQSPGDSAALTAARAKASVTPQKVQVCIEHGRSTYCAFPEWAGRTADWADIVDRIQSRAGGSAGGERLTVRQRIDARYGLQSDAMVTPSGTPGTVTVGTRWGGNRTPEFAVGVASVLVAGDEKSAGEACDARVVTTMWLALSTQPDPMQSLRDVRLDDSTKGSAYVLAPTGSRYMTAQQTTVVRELLTKPHYSVAAKVKAHWTELTSPKTPTTRVAELLGVPVGGKGTPADSGSGSCVR